The following are encoded in a window of Castanea sativa cultivar Marrone di Chiusa Pesio chromosome 9, ASM4071231v1 genomic DNA:
- the LOC142610381 gene encoding putative mediator of RNA polymerase II transcription subunit 26b isoform X1: MAKKSGSLDYWRNYFRTANSDIFEIIDHAIMVAASDCPKEFKLRRDRIAERLFSCKFSRCLGCDRVELSVPCGGGEEDETEEEDDSDGGCKSSGFERGGCEFEPGGSKESKNSNTVDQGEMNVNQVSNYSYGEAEALTDEIEEQSQIVGEVLRIKEILYNSEYESDSVLLESLRKLQLMVLTVDTLKATEIGKAVNRIRKHASKEIRHLARTLIEGWKDMVDEWVNATQAIAVVGSEGTPDSVNPSVVDEEEEEEGLPSPPLDEAFFATQPTSMELSQFFDGMDDDGNPRNNGEFSKNRDYGRKPSQESQNNMRRKQQTINAANVLIKDNKSHQVRKQELVVRPDMPSNTNSGPGRPLKPSSGQKVNNDAKSQQKSNKASIQKRPVTVEQDKFKCSDEVAVQVKLEATKRKLQERYQQAENAKRQRTIQVMELHDLPKQGLGHRNPHMKPGNHNRQWAHGRR, from the exons ATGGCGAAGAAATCAGGGTCATTGGATTACTGGAGGAATTACTTTAGGACAGCGAACTCAGACATTTTCGAGATAATCGACCATGCGATTATGGTGGCGGCTTCGGATTGTCCTAAGGAGTTCAAGTTAAGGAGAGATCGAATAGCTGAGAGGCTTTTCTCTTGTAAATTTTCTCGGTGTTTGGGTTGTGATAGGGTGGAGTTGTCTGTGCCTTgtggtggtggtgaagaagatgagacggaagaagaagatgacagTGATGGAGGTTGTAAGAGTAGTGGTTTTGAAAGAGGTGGGTGTGAATTTGAGCCAGGTGGGAGTAAGGAGAGCAAGAATAGCAATACTGTTGATCAGGGAGAGATGAACGTGAACCAGGTTAGCAATTATAGCTATGGAGAAGCTGAGGCATTGACTGATGAGATTGAAGAACAGTCTCAGATTGTTGGGGAGGTCTTGAGGATCAAAGAGATTCTTTATAACAGTGAATATGAG TCTGATTCAGTGTTGCTTGAGTCGTTGAGGAAGCTTCAGTTGATGGTTCTGACTGTGGATACTCTGAAG GCAACTGAGATTGGAAAGGCTGTCAATAGGATTCGGAAGCATGCATCGAAGGAGATTCGCCACCTTGCCCGGACTCTTATCGA AGGTTGGAAGGACATGGTAGATGAGTGGGTCAATGCTACACAGGCTATTGCAG TTGTCGGTTCAGAAGGTACCCCGGATTCTGTAAACCCGTCTGttgttgatgaagaagaagaagaagaagggctTCCATCTCCTCCTCTAGATGAAGCTTTCTTTGCCACTCAACCCACTTCAATGGAGCTCTCACAG TTCTTTGATGGCATGGATGATGATGGAA ATCCTCGAAACAATGGGGAATTCAGCAAGAACCGTGATTATGGAAGAAAACCATCACAAGAGAGTCAAAATAATATGAGGCGGAAACAGCAGACAATCAATGCGGCAAATGTGCTGATCAAGGACAACAAGAGTCATCAAGTGAGGAAACAGGAACTTGTTGTGAGGCCAGATATGCCGTCAAACACCAATTCTGGGCCTGGAAGACCTCTCAAACCGAGTTCAGGGCAAAAAGTCAATAATGATGCGAAGTCCCAGCAAAAATCTAATAAGGCTTCCATCCAGAAGAGGCCGGTCACTGTCGAGCAAGAT aAATTCAAGTGTTCGGATGAGGTTGCAGTCCAAGTGAAACTCGAAGCTACAAAGAGGAAACTTCAAGAGCGTTATCAACAAGCTGAGAATG CTAAGAGACAGCGGACGATACAGGTTATGGAGTTGCATGATCTCCCTAAGCAGGGGCTTGGCCATAGAAATCCTCATATGAAACCTGGGAACCATAACCGGCAATGGGCACATGGGCGAcgatag
- the LOC142610381 gene encoding putative mediator of RNA polymerase II transcription subunit 26b isoform X2, with amino-acid sequence MAKKSGSLDYWRNYFRTANSDIFEIIDHAIMVAASDCPKEFKLRRDRIAERLFSCKFSRCLGCDRVELSVPCGGGEEDETEEEDDSDGGCKSSGFERGGCEFEPGGSKESKNSNTVDQGEMNVNQVSNYSYGEAEALTDEIEEQSQIVGEVLRIKEILYNSEYESDSVLLESLRKLQLMVLTVDTLKATEIGKAVNRIRKHASKEIRHLARTLIEGWKDMVDEWVNATQAIAEGTPDSVNPSVVDEEEEEEGLPSPPLDEAFFATQPTSMELSQFFDGMDDDGNPRNNGEFSKNRDYGRKPSQESQNNMRRKQQTINAANVLIKDNKSHQVRKQELVVRPDMPSNTNSGPGRPLKPSSGQKVNNDAKSQQKSNKASIQKRPVTVEQDKFKCSDEVAVQVKLEATKRKLQERYQQAENAKRQRTIQVMELHDLPKQGLGHRNPHMKPGNHNRQWAHGRR; translated from the exons ATGGCGAAGAAATCAGGGTCATTGGATTACTGGAGGAATTACTTTAGGACAGCGAACTCAGACATTTTCGAGATAATCGACCATGCGATTATGGTGGCGGCTTCGGATTGTCCTAAGGAGTTCAAGTTAAGGAGAGATCGAATAGCTGAGAGGCTTTTCTCTTGTAAATTTTCTCGGTGTTTGGGTTGTGATAGGGTGGAGTTGTCTGTGCCTTgtggtggtggtgaagaagatgagacggaagaagaagatgacagTGATGGAGGTTGTAAGAGTAGTGGTTTTGAAAGAGGTGGGTGTGAATTTGAGCCAGGTGGGAGTAAGGAGAGCAAGAATAGCAATACTGTTGATCAGGGAGAGATGAACGTGAACCAGGTTAGCAATTATAGCTATGGAGAAGCTGAGGCATTGACTGATGAGATTGAAGAACAGTCTCAGATTGTTGGGGAGGTCTTGAGGATCAAAGAGATTCTTTATAACAGTGAATATGAG TCTGATTCAGTGTTGCTTGAGTCGTTGAGGAAGCTTCAGTTGATGGTTCTGACTGTGGATACTCTGAAG GCAACTGAGATTGGAAAGGCTGTCAATAGGATTCGGAAGCATGCATCGAAGGAGATTCGCCACCTTGCCCGGACTCTTATCGA AGGTTGGAAGGACATGGTAGATGAGTGGGTCAATGCTACACAGGCTATTGCAG AAGGTACCCCGGATTCTGTAAACCCGTCTGttgttgatgaagaagaagaagaagaagggctTCCATCTCCTCCTCTAGATGAAGCTTTCTTTGCCACTCAACCCACTTCAATGGAGCTCTCACAG TTCTTTGATGGCATGGATGATGATGGAA ATCCTCGAAACAATGGGGAATTCAGCAAGAACCGTGATTATGGAAGAAAACCATCACAAGAGAGTCAAAATAATATGAGGCGGAAACAGCAGACAATCAATGCGGCAAATGTGCTGATCAAGGACAACAAGAGTCATCAAGTGAGGAAACAGGAACTTGTTGTGAGGCCAGATATGCCGTCAAACACCAATTCTGGGCCTGGAAGACCTCTCAAACCGAGTTCAGGGCAAAAAGTCAATAATGATGCGAAGTCCCAGCAAAAATCTAATAAGGCTTCCATCCAGAAGAGGCCGGTCACTGTCGAGCAAGAT aAATTCAAGTGTTCGGATGAGGTTGCAGTCCAAGTGAAACTCGAAGCTACAAAGAGGAAACTTCAAGAGCGTTATCAACAAGCTGAGAATG CTAAGAGACAGCGGACGATACAGGTTATGGAGTTGCATGATCTCCCTAAGCAGGGGCTTGGCCATAGAAATCCTCATATGAAACCTGGGAACCATAACCGGCAATGGGCACATGGGCGAcgatag